One genomic window of Branchiostoma lanceolatum isolate klBraLanc5 chromosome 5, klBraLanc5.hap2, whole genome shotgun sequence includes the following:
- the LOC136434892 gene encoding TBC1 domain family member 30-like isoform X2, with translation MATVVSRTVPAQQKMSGSATAPGIDTRMKFSIEPMPGKKGFRQWFDAMKAVVRLPHGLPSEWRKRVWLCLADKHIQNLQLDWEKMCRLAFNERSNPDDDKLGVQIVKDLHRTGCSGFCAEQDRVVLKRVLLAYARWNKSVGYCQGFNVLAALVLEVVERVEEDALKVMIYLIDYVLPDSFFANNLRALSVDMAVFRELLRIRLPDLSKHLDDLQKRANSNPQGNYEPPLTNVFVMQWFLTLFATCLPKSTVLRVWDSVFFEGSEILLRTALAIWAKLGDRLRDLDSADQFYGTMAMLCQEMLMMNLIDPNELVQTVYSLAPFPFPGLDELREKYTYNITPFSPLGTDKAKKAMKMATNSDEEVELDEDDLAMAIGCFGGIFPPETSPKKRGEKEGEQKPVSDMREVSPGAYSSRTEHIEMTRTALMERMSTDITALKKQYMRIRQKQQRTHLIYPKQGNENKSKSTHKFSATARDTPIAMNHLYVARKIASIQGKTKRIKGPEIRPTPQRGRHPSDGRREGARRESGNEDSDGGVEIQIQWTASAGISPETAERRSSEHSVESSVGSEGSGNTGSKERESVDSREGSVVSDRTGMEEIREEGKESEVCDTSDSEPELKTASDREVERNNTVLSPIQPSSEDETHDFMARGVGSTCDSSSENDSTVPTETWKPLNTGEPDVSSADNSKKKQRPTDLDLQTISNFSSKDPSPSSTSSNENQRPSSPTIPGIKSTKAHLDSAGMNAGKFNPFPRPKQFKTAKTKNGVQLSLYKQTEENQTVTSPTKGPFPVIKRSHINQCLQRQYMASASKSTTYR, from the exons GTGTGGCTGTGCCTGGCGGATAAGCACATCCAGAACCTGCAGCTGGACTGGGAGAAGATGTGTCGGCTGGCCTTCAATGAGCGCAGCAACCCCGACGACGACAAACTCGGCGTTCAGATCGTCAAG GACCTCCACAGAACCGGGTGCAGTGGGTTCTGTGCTGAGCAGGACAGGGTCGTGCTGAAGAGAGTGCTGCTGGCCTACGCCCGCTGGAACAAGTCCGTGGGGTACTGCCAGGGGTTCAACGTCCTCGCAGCTCTCGTCCTGGAGGTCGTGGAGAGGGTGGAGGAGGACGCTCTCAAG GTGATGATCTACCTGATTGACTACGTGCTGCCGGACAGCTTCTTTGCCAACAACCTGCGTGCCTTGTCTGTGGATATGGCAGTGTTCAGGGAGCTGTTGAGGATACGGCTGCCCGACCTGTCCAAACACCTGGACGACCTGCAGAAGAGAGCCAACTCCAACCCTCAAG GGAACTACGAGCCTCCCCTGACCAACGTGTTTGTGATGCAATGGTTCCTGACCCTGTTTGCGACCTGCCTGCCCAAGTCCACCGTGCTCAGGGTGTGGGACTCCGTCTTCTTCGAGGGGTCAGAGATTCTGCTGAGGACAGCCCTGGCTATCTGGGCCAAGCTGGGAGA CCGCCTGAGGGACCTGGACTCGGCGGACCAGTTCTACGGCACCATGGCCATGTTGTGTCAGGAGATGCTCATGATGAACTTGATTGACCCCAATGAACTTGTGCAG ACTGTCTATAGTTTGGCGCCGTTTCCCTTCCCTGGTCTGGACGAACTCCGAGAGAAATACACGTACAACATCACCCCCTTCTCCCCGCTGGGTACCGACAAGGCCAAGAAGGCCATgaagatggccaccaacagtgacGAGGAGGTGGAACTGGACGAGGATGATTTAGCCATGGCTATTGGTTGCTTCGGTGGGATTTTCCCACCAGAAACATCGCCCAAGAAAAGGGGAGAAAAAG AAGGTGAACAGAAGCCGGTGAGTGACATGCGAGAGGTGAGCCCGGGAGCGTACTCGAGCCGTACGGAGCACATTGAGATGACCCGTACGGCCCTGATGGAGCGAATGTCTACTGACATCACCGCACTCAAGAAACAGTACATGCGTATCCGCCAAAAGCAACAGAGAACACACCTCATCTATCCAAAACAGG GTAACGAAAACAAGAGTAAGAGCACCCATAAGTTCTCAGCCACCGCCAGAGACACGCCCATTGCCATGAACCACCTGTACGTGGCCAGGAAGATCGCCAGCATCCAGGGGAAGACCAAGAGGATAAAGGGGCCCGAGATCCGCCCAACTCCCCAGAGAGGAAGACACCCGTCTGACGGAAGGAGGGAGGGCGCCAGGAGGGAATCCGGGAACGAGGATTCTGATGGCGGCGTTGAGATCCAGATCCAGTGGACGGCCTCGGCGGGCATATCGCCGGAGACGGCAGAGCGGAGGAGCTCCGAGCACAGCGTGGAGTCCAGCGTGGGAAGCGAAGGGTCGGGAAACACGGGGTCCAAGGAGAGGGAATCGGTGGACAGCAGGGAGGGGAGCGTGGTGTCGGACCGAACGGGTATGGAGGAGATCCGGGAGGAGGGGAAGGAGAGCGAGGTGTGCGACACCTCCGACAGCGAACCGGAACTGAAAACTGCCTCCGACCGAGAGGTGGAGAGAAATAACACCGTCCTCTCGCCAATCCAACCGTCTAGCGAGGACGAGACACATGACTTTATGGCCAGAGGGGTAGGCTCAACATGCGATAGCTCCAGTGAAAACGACAGCACCGTGCCAACAGAAACCTGGAAACCTTTGAACACCGGGGAACCCGACGTCAGCTCTGCTGATAACAGCAAGAAGAAACAGCGTCCtactgaccttgaccttcaaaCCATCAGTAACTTCTCATCCAAagacccctccccctccagcACGTCTTCCAACGAGAACCAGAGGCCTTCCAGTCCGACCATTCCAGGAATCAAGTCGACGAAGGCACATCTGGACAGTGCAGGAATGAACGCAGGCAAGTTCAATCCCTTCCCGCGACCCAAACAGTTCAAGACAGCCAAGACAAAGAACGGCGTACAGTTGAGCTTGTACAAACAGACAGAGGAGAATCAGACTGTCACCTCGCCAACTAAGGGACCCTTTCCAGTGATCAAGCGGTCACATATCAACCAGTGTCTCCAGAGGCAGTATATGGCCAGTGCTTCCAAGAGCACCACCTACAGATAG
- the LOC136434893 gene encoding uncharacterized protein, translating into MFMFMSSSTTGTMAEDNTTDIASRITTGDSLSDGMTQVSSDPVPGNPARRLACCDGDPCIQPCAVRYLEDDGDGGNCNMSTEIDAAASNGQTVVDVALGTADIVEPPAFSYMCQDHVVFIETSSKEAHPQNAIGKPTVHIEPPFESADDDGNHFTKLFDVQYRAGDVKIPTKSGAASEDEQTDGDFHDVDTELCATVNKSMDDITSIETTSEETQSKKSCQEAETATSTNDDVSAPMVRCDSQNDADTACFSRNESGTHDILHPLNKLQPNSTCTGNSRDPNPMYPTSTIIPNPTDKAQHNLNYNSPYPPNIEKPSPAYGQTVHPELLTLESEGIFRIQPYAVRYDEEDDGSNSDISTRGAVAGNGQTIDIVLGDDEDANIEPIQPYAVAFMSHDDMSSIKTSSEETQSKESSQKTTSANSSNIPTSLYQNDASVSGGKDTCHIDGLRRSPNTLHPNPKQNALIPNPMYAANVGQQAACGSRCRRVCLAVATAIALLVSLIIGVTFLAMFLSTQGSRLVASTVNTTHAPGHPAANTTYSFNHSAFFGPRRTTTVESIPMSTASSTSGSSDNGSFGEAVPTVMPLSKRRRLIGTYLMRPGVMFNPSSHGSLFDYLRRVLNRTENATIRRWTSDPGNVIDN; encoded by the exons atgttcatgttcatgtcGTCCAGTACTACCGGAACCATGGCTGAAGACAACACCACTGACATCGCATCAAGGATCACCACGGGTGACTCTTTGAGTGACGGCATGACGCAAGTCAGTTCGGATCCTGTTCCTGGGAATCCTGCTCGTAGACTGGCCTGCTGTGATGGAGATCCATGCATCCAGCCTTGTGCTGTTAGATACTTGGAAGATGATGGCGATGGTGGAAATTGCAACATGTCTACAGAAATTGATGCTGCAGCCTCGAATGGACAAACAGTAGTCGACGTAGCCCTTGGCACTGCCGATATAGTAGAACCACCCGCTTTTTCGTACATGTGCCAAGACCACGTAGTATTCATCGAGACAAGTTCGAAAGAGGCGCACCCACAAAACGCCATTGGCAAGCCAACTGTTCATATCGAACCTCCATTTGAGTcagctgatgatgatggtaaCCATTTCACCAAGCTATTCGATGTTCAGTATCGGGCCGGAGATGTCAAAATACCTACAAAAAGCGGTGCTGCGTCAGAAGATGAACAAACAGACGGTGACTTCCATGATGTTGATACTGAACTGTGCGCTACTGTGAACAAGTCCATGGATGACATAACATCCATTGAGACAACTTCAGAAGAGACGCAAAGCAAGAAGTCATGTCAAGAAGCAGAAACGGCTACAAGCACCAACGATGATGTCTCGGCCCCAATGGTAAGATGTGACTCCCAGAATGATGCTGACACTGCGTGCTTTTCTCGGAATGAGAGCGGCACGCATGACATTCTTCATCCACTGAATAAACTTCAACCAAACTCGACATGCACGGGTAACTCCCGGGACCCGAATCCGATGTACCCTACATCAACCATCATCCCGAATCCAACGGACAAAGCTCAACACAACCTAAACTATAACTCACCGTACCCGCCAAATATCGAGAAGCCGAGTCCCGCGTACGGGCAAACCGTTCACCCTGAACTCCTGACACTTGAAAGCGAGGGCATCTTCCGCATCCAGCCATATGCTGTGAGATACGATGAGGAAGACGATGGTAGTAACAGTGACATATCAACGCGCGGTGCTGTCGCTGGGAACGGACAGACAATCGACATCGTCCTTGGTGATGACGAAGATGCAAATATTGAACCCATTCAACCATATGCTGTTGCATTCATGTCTCATGACGACATGTCGTCTATCAAGACAAGTTCGGAAGAGACGCAAAGCAAAGAATCCTCTCAGAAAACGACTTCTGCTAACAGCAGTAACATTCCGACCAGTTTGTATCAGAACGACGCGTCAGTCTCTGGCGGAAAGGACACGTGTCACATTGATGGGCTTCGACGTTCTCCGAATACACTTCATCCAAATCCAAAGCAGAACGCCCTCATCCCTAATCCCATGTATGCAGCGAACGTTGGCCAGCAAGCAGCTTGCG GAAGTAGATGTCGCCGGGTGTGCCTTGCTGTAGCGACAGCTATTGCGCTTCTGGTATCATTGATCATCGGCGTAACTTTTCTCGCGATGTTCTTGAGCACACAGGGCAGTCGATTG GTGGCATCAACCGTGAACACTACCCACGCCCCTGGCCACCCTGCTGCGAACACTACCTACTCATTTAATCACTCTGCCTTCTTCGGTCCTAGGAGAACGACAACGGTTGAGTCCATTCCGATGTCCACC GCAAGTTCTACCAGTGGCTCATCTGACAATGGCTCTTTTGGGGAAGCAGTACCTACTGTGATGCCACTGTCCAAAAGACGTCGTCTAATAG GGACCTATCTAATGCGTCCTGGAGTCATGTTCAATCCCTCAAGTCATGGAAGCCTG TTTGATTACCTGCGACGTGTGTTAAATCGGACAGAGAATGCCACCATTCGTCGCTGGACTTCAGACCCTGGGAATGTTATCGACAACTGA
- the LOC136434894 gene encoding gem-associated protein 2-like: MDERDELGDLQMPAFLLDDPDVEILEEYDPDIPASNPLEYLQRVRQEAEKCPSVVVADIDVANFKDKQTVLVSPSSGFIPAEEGFAPTIPAQRKLAAQFSDVRQAYRRNQQNTKKGKTDQEQKLKLPAMKDENGWKRLCMGCSVSPEGSVEEGEEGRLEEGQEDTQDSTKEGHPPSLQILMAMDQWTVIQVLDFHITWLQRHGFSTLLSQWLYALMVCLEKPLYPDTAASLRTLSRCCSAIRATLDSKEDDRLAPLNLLICLVSRYFDQGDLADT, from the exons ATGGATGAAAGGGATGAACTAGGGGACCTACAGATGCCGGCGTTTCTACTGGACGATCCTGACGTGGAGATCCTAGAAGAATACGATCCAGACATACCGGCTTCAAACCCGCTGGAATACCTGCAAAGAGTTCG GCAGGAGGCAGAGAAGTGTCCTTCTGTAGTTGTGGCTGACATCGACGTGGCTAACTTCAAGGATAAACAGACTGTCCTTGTTTCTCCT TCATCAGGTTTTATTCCAGCAGAAGAAGGTTTTGCTCCAACAATTCCAGCTCAGAGGAAGTTGGCTGCCCAGTTTTCAGATGTTAGACAG GCATATAGACGGAACCAACAGAacacaaagaaaggaaaaacagaCCAAGAACAAAAACTAAAGCTG CCAGCCATGAAAGATGAGAATGGGTGGAAGCGGCTGTGCATGGGCTGTAGCGTGTCTCCAGAGGGATCTGTAGAGGAAGGAGAGGAGGGAAGACTAGAGGAGGGGCAGGAGGATACTCAAGATAGTACAAAG GAGGGTCACCCACCAAGTTTACAAATCCTGATGGCCATGGACCAG TGGACTGTGATACAAGTTCTTGACTTTCACATCACCTGGTTGCAGAGACATGGATTCTCCACCTTACTG TCTCAGTGGCTGTATGCCCTGATGGTGTGTCTAGAGAAACCCTTGTACCCCGACACTGCGGCTTCACTCCGTACCCTGTCCAGATGTTGTAGTGCAATACGAGCCACACTG GATAGTAAAGAAGATGACAGATTGGCTCCTTTGAACCTTCTCATATGTCTAGTGTCTAG atACTTTGACCAAGGGGATTTAGCAGACACATAG